AAGCCCGGGGTCAGGCTCGGCCTGGCCCGGGCGCGGGGGCTCCGGGGGTGTAGGTCGCAGACCGGACCCCCGGACGACATAGGGCATGTGGACGCCTTCGACCTGCTTCCCGTCGGCGAGCTCGAACACATGCTTGGTCGAACCATCGGACGACGGCAGGCTCTGCACGATGGCGGGCCAGGCGAGGTCCACCTCGGCCGTCAGCCGGGTCCGGAGGGCCTGCGGCAGGTGGGTGAACTGCTCCCAGCGGGTCCAGCGCTGCCGGTAGAGCCCCTCGAACAGCTGCGCGCCCCGCCATGCGGGCTCGCCGAAGCTCGCGACCAGGGCCTTCAGGGCCGCCAAGTCCAGGCCCGCGGCGTTGGGACGCGGAGCCGAGCCGGCTTCGGGGGCCGGGAGATCCCAGGGCTGAGCCATCGCTAGTCCATCCGGATCTTGAAGGACTTCATCAGGCGCTTGTCGTCTTCCGAGAAGGGCAGGTCGGCGTCCTCGTCCCCCGGGGCCACGATCTCCCGCGACCGGGTTCCCATCGGCGAGGCCTCGAGGATGAGCATCAGGCCATAGCCCTGGGCCTGGATCTGGAAGGTGAGATCCCGGCAGTGGTCGTCTTCCGCCAGGGCCTTGACCAAGGAATCCCCCAGCTCGCTCACCAGATGGTGAAGGTGCTCCGGCAATTCCATGGGACCTCCGCCCCTCCAGGATACCAGTCGTTCCGGGCAGACCCTACAGGCCGAACCAGGCCCGGATCTGTCGCGACCACTGGGCCCGTCGGGATTCCTTCGGCGCCGAGGCCCCGGACGCGTAGAGGGCCCGGTGTTCGATGAGGTCCAGTAGCCGTTCCAGCAGCTCCGGCTCCCGCTTGAGGGAGGCCTCGAAGGCCTCTTTCGGGAGCTCGGCGACCTCGGCTTCCGTGAGGGCGACCACGGTGGCGTTCCGCGGGGCGCCCGTGAGCAGGCTGGCTTCGCCGAACCACTGACCCGGCCCGAGTTCCGCCAGGGGTTTCCAGAAGATCCCGGTGTAGGGCTCCAGGCGCTCCTCGGCCCGCACCACCTGGAGGGTGCCACGGTGCACGGCGAAGAGCGAATGGCCGGGATCGCCCTCCCGGATGACGCCCTCTCCCGGGGCCAGCACCCGCAGGCGGAGGTGGCCGCGGAGATCCTCGGCCCAGTGGTCCGGCAGGCCCAGCTGGCGGACGAGGTCGTGCATCAGGGCCGGTTCCGGCAGTGGCTCCGGCCGCGCCACCAGGGGAGTCGGGCCGTGGGGGCCCATGAGCCGGAAGCCCTCCCGCGGCAGCACGGTGGCGGCCAGGCGCGTGGCCTGGAACGCGGCCTGGCGCCCGTGGCGGAATCCCAGGGCCCAGAAGCGCATCTCCAGCACGGCACCGCCCAAGTCCGAGCTGTGGACCACCACCTCGGGCCGGTGCTGGGCCGGGTGCGGCAGGCCCCCGAGGGCCCGGGTGAGGTGCTCCAGGGCGGCATGGAGGTCCGGGCGGGGCTCGACGATGACCTTGGCCGTGCGGCGGTGCAGGCCCGAGGGCACATAGAGGTTCGTCACCACGGCCTGGGCGATGGCGCGGTTGGGCAGGATGTCCATGTCGCCGTTCTCGGTGCGGAGCTGCACCGTGCGCCAGGTCATGCTCTCCACCTGCCCGATGAGGGTCTCCCGGCCGGGGCCGCCCCGCAGGGTGCCCGTGATCTCCACCCAGTCGCCGACCTGGAAGGCGGGATCCAGGTGGAGGGAGATGCCGGCGAAAAGGTTGCCCAGCACCTCCTGGAGGCTGAGGCCCACCACGGCCGCGGCGATGGCGCCGGTGCCCAGCAGCTGGCCCAGGCTCACCTGGAGCACCTGGCGCAGGATGCCGCCCGCCGCCACGAGGTAGAGCACCACCACGAGGAGATCCCGCGCGAAACCCGGCGTGGCCGTCTTCCGCTGGCTCAACAGGGGGTCGAGCAGCAGGAAGGAGACCAGCCGGATGGCCCCGTAGGCCAGGACGGACCAGAGGATCACATCGGCCGCGCGGTGAATGATGGGATGGGAGCTCGTGCGGGGCAGGACGAAGGCCGCCGCCAGCAGCAGCAGGCCGAGCAGCACCCAGGCCGCGATCCGGCGCGGGGCGCTGACCTTCTCCCTCAAGTCGCGAAACATGGGGAAGAGGATACGCTCATCGCTCCCGGAAACGCGCCACGGCCCGCGCGGGATCGCCCTCCCAGAAGGGCCGGATGGCGGCGATGCCCGCCAGCCGGGGGTGATCGAGAGCCGGGGTGTTCCGTGGATCCACGCCGCCCAGGGCCAACAGCCGGGGCCCTCCCGGGGGAAGCCGATCGAGAAACCGGCGCAGCCGCTCCAGGCCCCAGGGCTCACCCTTGCCGGGGCTGGGGAAGATCGGCGACACCAGCAGCTGGTCGGCGCCGCGCCGGGTGTCCCACTGATCCTCGTGATGAAGGGGGCGCGAGAGGGGCACCAGCCCCGGCTCCACCTCGGGATGGGCCTCGGGGGCGTGGAGCCCGCACCCCGCGGCGAAGGCCACATCCAGCCGGCCGGCCACCCAGAGTTCGACGCCGGGCGCCTGATCCTGGCACCACCGCGTCGCGTCCAGCAAGGCACGGGCCTCCAGTTGCTTCTCGCGGAGGAGGAAGGCGTCGACCCCGGAGCGCAGCACGGCCGTCCAGCGGTCGCGGTCGAAGCCCAGGCCCGGGGTGATGGCGAGGAGGATCATCCGAAGAGGCTCTCCAGCGCGGCGCGATCGAGCTTGGGGATGGCCATGACCGCCGCGTTCTCGACCACATGCTCCGCCCGCCCCATGCCGCAAAGGGCCGTGGTGACGCCGGGGCAGGAGCGGGTGAACTGCAGGGCCGCCTGGGCGGGTGTGCGGACCCCCAGGGCTTCGGCAAACCCGTCCGGCAGCTGGCGCAGGATGCGGGCCTGCATGATGGAGGCCGAGGTCTGGACGGAGAGGCCGCAGGCCTGGGCGGCCGCCAGGGGCGTCATGGCCGTGCCGTCCATCACCTGCGTGGGGGCCAGGAAGGCCTCCGGCAGGGCCAGGTTGAGGGGCAGCTGGATCCAGCGGAAGTGATGGTCCCGGCCCCCGGCGGCCTGGGCGGCCGCCAGCAGGCGGGCGAGACTCAGGTGCCCGTCCTGCCCGGGCGGCACCCGGAAGCCGTTCCAGGTGGCCACGCCGTAGGCGCGGATCTTCCCAGCGGCCACGAAGCCCTCGCAGGCCTCGAAGGCCCGGTCGATCATGGCGTAGAAGGCCTCCGGACCCAGGTGGGGCAACTGCTGCTCGGGATTGTGCAGATGGAACAGGTCCAGCGTCTCGAGACCCAGGGCGTTCCGGCTGATGTCCAGCTGATGACCCAGATACTTCGGCGTCAGGGCGTGGCAACCGTCCACCAGGTCGTCCACGGAAAGGATGCCCGGCCCCTCCAGCACCCGGTGGAACCAGGCCCGGGGGCCCTCCTCCGTTCCCCCTTCCGGCATGGGGAGGTAGCCCGCCTTGGTGGAGATGAAGAACGCATCGCGGGGAAGGTGCCGGAAGGCCGCGCCCAGGGCCCGCTCCGACCGACCGCCGCGGTAGTTGGCGGCCGTGTCGAAGACCGTGCCCCCCGCGGCATGGAAGGCCTGGGCGGCCTCGGCGTAGGCGGCATCGGCGGCGTCCGTGGACGGGCCCAGGTAGGTGCCGAGGCCGAGGGTGCTCAGCTGCATGAAGGAACCTCCGGCTCCAGTCTGGCAGCGTCGGATCAGGGGCCCACCACCACCGTGGCGATGGCCCGGATCCGCATCTCCGCCAGGGGGGTGGCCACCACATGGTAGGTTCCCGGCGTGGTCGGGGCCGTGTAGCGACCGTCGCTGGTGAGGATGCCGCCCATGCCCCGGCCCTCGAGGATCCACCACTCCACGGGCCGCTGGCGGGGCGGTAGGCCCCCCACGGTGGCCGTGAAGGTCGCGGTGGCGCCGGGTGCGAGCGAAAGGGTGGCGGGGCTGATCTGGACGGTGGCCTTCACGGGGGTCGTGGCGGCGAACACCTCGATGGAGGAGGTCTGGACCAGGGTCGGGACCGCGACGCTGCGCATCTGGACCTGGACCGTGGCGGGCTGGTCGGGAAGGGTCACCACGCCATCGGGGTTGACGCTCCCCCCGCCCGTGATCGTCCAGGCGAGCCGCGTATCGGAGATGCCCGAGAGCCCCTGGGTGAGGGCCACCGTGGTGGCGCCGGGGAATCTGCCCCCTCCGAACGACACATGGAAAGCCGGCTGGCTCGGGGCCTCCACGATCACCTGGACGGTCTTTTGAAGGCTCGGGTCCGCCAGGCTGGTGGCGGTGATCGTGCTGGTGCCGGGGAGGGATGGCGCCGTGAAGAAGCCGTCCGCGTCCAGCTGGCCGGCGCCGCTCAGGCTCCAGGCGACCGCGTGGTTGCCCAGGTTGTTGAGGGGGGCCCTGAACAGCTGGGAGCCGCCCACGGCCAGGTGCAGGGGGCCGCCCGGGGTAATGAAGATCTCCGGCGTGCCGGCCACCACCTGGATGGTCGCCGTGGCCTGGTTCTCCCCTCGACGCGCGGTCACATGGTAGGTGCCGACGGTGGCGGGGGCCGTGTAGTAGCCCTGCGCATCGATGGTGCCCCCGGAGGCGCCCTCGACCACGGCCCAGCTGACGGTGAGGGGCTGCCCGGCGTCGTTCGTCGCGGAGAACTGGAAGCCGTCCTCCGTGAGCATGATCGTCCCGGTCTGGCTGAGGTGGAGGCCGCCCCCGCCGTTGGAGGAACCGCCGCCGCCGCAGGCGAGGCTCCCCAGGAGCGCGAGCAGGAACAGGGCGCGGAGGAGGAGCGTCATGGCGGGCATCCTAAGCAGGGACTTCCACCCGCATGGTAAACCATCCCCGGACTCCCCGGCCGCCGTCTCCGATGGCTAGCTGTCCAGCTCCTCTTTCACGCCGGCGGTGCCCATGGTCACCAGGCGATCGGCCGCGCGGCGGGCCCACTCGGAGCCGGGATAGCTCTCCACCAGCTTCTGGTAGTAGCTCTTGGCCTCGGCACGGAAGACCTTGATGCGCTCGTTGCTGAATTCCTCGGAGTCCTTGGAGTACTGCTTGATCTGCTCCTTGGTGAGGTCCTTCAGATCCTCCTTCTGGAGCTTGACGGCGTAGTCCTTGTTGAACTGGGTCAGCTCCTCCGGGGTCAGCAGGCGCTGGCGCAGGGCCTCGCCCAGGTAGAAGTAGGCGCGCTCGCGGTCCACATAGTCGGGGTAGGTCTCCAGCAGGGACTTCAGCCGCCGCTCGGCACCCGGGTAGTAGTAGGTGTTCACATAGAACACGCCCACGATCAGCTCGTGCTCGGCGATGCGCCGCCAGCACTGCAGGATCTTGGCCCGGGCCTCGCCGGCGTAGGGGCTGCCGGGGGCCTCCGCCAGCAGCACCTGGAAGCCGTCCAGGGCCTTGCGG
The window above is part of the Geothrix sp. genome. Proteins encoded here:
- the bamD gene encoding outer membrane protein assembly factor BamD yields the protein MKRILIALTLTAALAGLGLGCRKPKGIDKTIQSSELLATADKQLKQGKFNDARLTLRHLEQYLPGSPEFPKAKLMLGDSYFFQPSPSYPEAEVEYASFLNYFPRHELRDYALYHRALCHFSSIEGAERDQAETRKALDGFQVLLAEAPGSPYAGEARAKILQCWRRIAEHELIVGVFYVNTYYYPGAERRLKSLLETYPDYVDRERAYFYLGEALRQRLLTPEELTQFNKDYAVKLQKEDLKDLTKEQIKQYSKDSEEFSNERIKVFRAEAKSYYQKLVESYPGSEWARRAADRLVTMGTAGVKEELDS
- a CDS encoding thiamine phosphate synthase — protein: MILLAITPGLGFDRDRWTAVLRSGVDAFLLREKQLEARALLDATRWCQDQAPGVELWVAGRLDVAFAAGCGLHAPEAHPEVEPGLVPLSRPLHHEDQWDTRRGADQLLVSPIFPSPGKGEPWGLERLRRFLDRLPPGGPRLLALGGVDPRNTPALDHPRLAGIAAIRPFWEGDPARAVARFRER
- a CDS encoding aldo/keto reductase, whose translation is MQLSTLGLGTYLGPSTDAADAAYAEAAQAFHAAGGTVFDTAANYRGGRSERALGAAFRHLPRDAFFISTKAGYLPMPEGGTEEGPRAWFHRVLEGPGILSVDDLVDGCHALTPKYLGHQLDISRNALGLETLDLFHLHNPEQQLPHLGPEAFYAMIDRAFEACEGFVAAGKIRAYGVATWNGFRVPPGQDGHLSLARLLAAAQAAGGRDHHFRWIQLPLNLALPEAFLAPTQVMDGTAMTPLAAAQACGLSVQTSASIMQARILRQLPDGFAEALGVRTPAQAALQFTRSCPGVTTALCGMGRAEHVVENAAVMAIPKLDRAALESLFG
- a CDS encoding mechanosensitive ion channel family protein — protein: MFRDLREKVSAPRRIAAWVLLGLLLLAAAFVLPRTSSHPIIHRAADVILWSVLAYGAIRLVSFLLLDPLLSQRKTATPGFARDLLVVVLYLVAAGGILRQVLQVSLGQLLGTGAIAAAVVGLSLQEVLGNLFAGISLHLDPAFQVGDWVEITGTLRGGPGRETLIGQVESMTWRTVQLRTENGDMDILPNRAIAQAVVTNLYVPSGLHRRTAKVIVEPRPDLHAALEHLTRALGGLPHPAQHRPEVVVHSSDLGGAVLEMRFWALGFRHGRQAAFQATRLAATVLPREGFRLMGPHGPTPLVARPEPLPEPALMHDLVRQLGLPDHWAEDLRGHLRLRVLAPGEGVIREGDPGHSLFAVHRGTLQVVRAEERLEPYTGIFWKPLAELGPGQWFGEASLLTGAPRNATVVALTEAEVAELPKEAFEASLKREPELLERLLDLIEHRALYASGASAPKESRRAQWSRQIRAWFGL